The following are encoded together in the bacterium genome:
- a CDS encoding ORF6N domain-containing protein, protein MNQLIPRERIESKIFVIRDQKVMLDRDLAELYEVKPIRLREQVKRNAKRFPVDFMFQLNKEEKEELIANCDRFKIMKHSPTNPYVFTEQGVAMLSSVLNSERAILVNIQIMRAFTRMRKILSSHEELRRKVEDMERKYDAQFGKYDTQFKIIFDAIKALMAPPPERTIKIGF, encoded by the coding sequence ATGAATCAGTTAATACCGAGAGAAAGGATAGAGAGTAAAATCTTTGTAATAAGAGACCAAAAGGTGATGTTGGATAGAGACCTGGCAGAACTTTATGAAGTAAAACCTATTAGGTTGAGAGAACAGGTAAAAAGGAATGCTAAACGATTTCCTGTAGATTTTATGTTTCAGCTAAACAAGGAGGAAAAAGAGGAACTTATCGCAAATTGCGATAGGTTCAAAATCATGAAGCATTCGCCTACGAATCCCTATGTCTTTACAGAACAAGGCGTAGCTATGCTATCATCTGTCCTTAACAGCGAAAGAGCTATCCTGGTCAATATCCAAATCATGCGAGCATTTACCAGGATGAGAAAAATATTAAGCTCCCATGAGGAATTGAGAAGAAAAGTTGAAGACATGGAGAGAAAGTATGATGCACAATTTGGAAAGTATGACACCCAATTTAAGATAATTTTTGATGCCATAAAAGCTCTAATGGCTCCACCACCAGAAAGAACCATAAAAATAGGATTCTGA
- the thrC gene encoding threonine synthase, translated as MNNNWQGIIAQYKDFLPVLDKTPIITLKEGNTPLIEAKNLSEVIGGNLKIYLKYEGLNPTGSFKDRGMTLAISKAVEEGSKAVMCASTGNTSASAACYAALAKIDCVVLIPEGAIALGKLAQALMHGAKVLAVQGNFDDALNLVREITAKYPVTLVNSINPYRIEGQKTGAFEIVDVLGKAPDYHAIPVGNAGNITAYWKGYKEYKQAGKIASLPKMLGFQAAGAAPIVEGRIIENPQTIATAIKIGNPASWKQASAARDESGGIIDKVTDEEIIEAYKMLAALEGVFVEPASAASVAGVIKLNKQNYFNRLSTIVCILTGHGLKDPDRAIKVAPQPTVVPAKLEKIVELLGY; from the coding sequence ATGAATAATAACTGGCAAGGGATAATTGCCCAATATAAAGATTTTTTACCTGTGTTGGATAAAACCCCAATAATTACTTTAAAAGAAGGTAATACCCCTTTAATTGAGGCTAAAAATTTAAGTGAGGTAATTGGTGGAAATCTCAAGATTTATCTAAAATATGAGGGATTAAATCCAACGGGTTCTTTTAAAGATAGAGGTATGACTCTGGCTATTTCAAAGGCAGTCGAAGAAGGTTCAAAGGCAGTAATGTGTGCTTCAACAGGAAATACTTCTGCCTCAGCCGCCTGCTATGCCGCTCTGGCAAAAATAGATTGTGTGGTATTAATTCCTGAAGGGGCAATTGCCTTAGGGAAACTCGCTCAAGCCTTAATGCATGGTGCAAAAGTCCTGGCTGTTCAGGGAAATTTTGATGATGCCTTAAATTTAGTCCGTGAAATCACCGCTAAATATCCAGTCACCTTAGTCAATTCCATTAATCCTTATCGGATAGAAGGGCAAAAAACAGGTGCTTTTGAGATAGTGGATGTTTTGGGTAAAGCCCCTGATTATCACGCCATTCCAGTTGGTAATGCGGGAAATATCACTGCCTATTGGAAAGGCTATAAAGAATATAAACAAGCAGGTAAAATAGCCTCTTTACCCAAAATGCTTGGTTTTCAAGCCGCCGGGGCAGCACCAATTGTCGAAGGTAGAATAATTGAAAATCCACAAACGATTGCTACTGCTATAAAAATTGGTAATCCTGCCAGCTGGAAACAGGCATCTGCCGCCAGGGATGAATCCGGCGGAATAATTGATAAAGTAACGGATGAAGAAATTATTGAGGCGTATAAAATGTTAGCCGCTTTAGAAGGGGTATTTGTCGAACCAGCATCAGCCGCATCAGTAGCTGGTGTAATTAAGCTAAATAAACAAAACTATTTTAACCGATTATCAACTATTGTCTGTATCTTGACCGGACATGGACTAAAAGATCCTGATAGAGCAATTAAAGTTGCTCCTCAACCCACTGTAGTGCCAGCAAAGTTAGAAAAGATAGTAGAACTTTTGGGGTATTAA
- a CDS encoding cofactor-independent phosphoglycerate mutase, translating to MKYILLVGDGMADYPIPELGEKTPLEVANIPNLNYLAQNGVVGEIKTVPDGMPPGSDVAILSVLGYNPEKYYPGRAPIEAASMGIELKEDEIAFRCNLVTIEDEILKDYSAGHISTSEAKQIIEFLNEKLGSEQVKFYPGVSYRHLMVLKEDARWKMQNVRLTCTPPHDITGKPYDSYLPTGEGAEVIRELMFASQGFLENHPVNQNRLKENKNPANMVWLWGQGKPSKMPTLEQKFGLRGAVIAAVDLVRGLGKYAGLEIIDVPGATGYLDTNFIGKAEYALAALKNKDFVFVHVEAPDEAGHNGDLQAKIKAIEDFDSKVVGTIINGLPGIKDEVRICALCDHPTPISLKTHSADNVPFILYGHKIEPDEILEYNEHSAKNTLINFQEGHTLINYFIMG from the coding sequence ATGAAATATATCCTTTTAGTTGGCGATGGGATGGCGGATTATCCCATTCCAGAATTAGGGGAAAAAACACCTCTGGAAGTGGCTAATATTCCAAATTTAAACTACTTAGCCCAAAATGGTGTCGTGGGTGAGATTAAAACTGTTCCTGATGGGATGCCACCGGGAAGTGATGTCGCCATTTTGTCGGTATTAGGCTATAATCCGGAGAAATATTACCCTGGCCGAGCACCTATTGAAGCCGCAAGTATGGGAATTGAATTAAAAGAAGATGAAATTGCTTTTAGATGTAATCTTGTAACGATAGAAGACGAAATACTAAAAGATTATAGCGCAGGACATATTTCAACCAGCGAAGCAAAACAGATAATTGAGTTTTTAAATGAAAAACTTGGTAGTGAACAGGTCAAATTCTACCCCGGGGTTAGCTATCGCCATCTAATGGTATTAAAGGAAGATGCAAGATGGAAGATGCAAAATGTCCGATTAACCTGCACGCCACCTCATGACATTACTGGAAAACCCTATGATTCTTATCTTCCAACAGGTGAAGGAGCAGAGGTTATTCGTGAATTAATGTTTGCCTCACAAGGATTTTTAGAAAATCATCCGGTTAATCAAAATAGACTTAAAGAAAATAAAAACCCAGCGAATATGGTCTGGTTATGGGGGCAGGGGAAACCTTCAAAGATGCCTACACTTGAACAAAAGTTTGGTCTCAGGGGAGCAGTTATTGCCGCAGTTGATTTAGTTAGAGGACTTGGGAAATATGCAGGATTAGAGATAATTGATGTTCCTGGAGCAACGGGTTATCTTGATACAAATTTTATTGGCAAGGCTGAATATGCCTTAGCCGCATTAAAGAATAAGGATTTTGTATTTGTCCATGTCGAGGCTCCAGATGAAGCCGGTCATAACGGTGACCTACAAGCCAAGATTAAGGCAATCGAAGACTTTGATTCAAAAGTAGTCGGCACGATTATTAATGGTCTGCCGGGGATAAAAGATGAAGTGAGAATTTGTGCCCTATGCGACCACCCAACACCAATTTCACTTAAAACCCATTCCGCGGATAATGTCCCATTTATACTTTATGGACATAAAATAGAACCAGATGAAATATTAGAATATAATGAACACTCAGCAAAAAATACCTTAATTAATTTTCAAGAGGGGCATACTTTAATAAATTACTTTATTATGGGTTAA
- the tsaD gene encoding tRNA (adenosine(37)-N6)-threonylcarbamoyltransferase complex transferase subunit TsaD has protein sequence MLILGIETSCDETACAVVENGQRILSNIVASQVDIHKRFSGVVPELASRKHIELINVVVESAINEAKVNLSEIDACAVTYGPGLVGSLLIGLSFAKALAYSQNIPLIGINHLEGHIYATYLENPQLSLPAIALIVSGGHTELVEVDEWGKYKLLGRTIDDAVGEAFDKAAKLLDLGYPGGPIIDAFSKQGKPDAIKFPRPLWRKKDFDFSLSGLKTSLIHFLKGQTPANIEDITASFQEAIVDVLVDKTITAANDIKNIILCGGVAANSRLKERLTTEAKPKGITVYYPSPKFCTDNAAMIAGLGYVKYLQRNFAPLSLNANPNLKLGIE, from the coding sequence ATGTTAATTTTAGGGATTGAAACTTCGTGTGATGAAACTGCCTGTGCAGTGGTTGAAAATGGGCAAAGGATTTTGTCTAATATAGTTGCCTCACAAGTAGATATTCACAAAAGATTTAGTGGTGTTGTTCCAGAACTTGCCTCAAGGAAACATATTGAATTAATCAATGTTGTTGTGGAGTCTGCGATAAATGAGGCAAAGGTAAATCTATCTGAAATCGATGCCTGTGCAGTTACTTATGGTCCTGGATTAGTTGGTTCTTTACTCATCGGCTTATCGTTTGCCAAAGCACTTGCCTATTCACAAAATATACCACTTATTGGAATAAATCATTTAGAGGGACATATCTATGCGACATATTTAGAAAATCCACAACTTTCATTACCGGCAATCGCCCTTATTGTCTCTGGTGGTCATACGGAATTAGTTGAGGTTGATGAATGGGGGAAATATAAATTATTAGGCAGGACGATAGATGATGCTGTTGGCGAGGCATTTGATAAAGCGGCAAAATTACTTGATTTAGGATACCCCGGCGGCCCTATCATTGACGCCTTCTCAAAACAAGGTAAGCCAGATGCAATTAAATTCCCACGCCCATTATGGCGAAAAAAAGACTTTGATTTCAGTTTAAGTGGTTTAAAAACATCTTTAATTCATTTTCTAAAAGGTCAGACGCCAGCTAACATCGAAGATATTACTGCCAGTTTTCAGGAGGCAATAGTAGATGTATTGGTTGATAAAACAATTACTGCCGCAAATGATATAAAAAATATTATCTTATGTGGAGGTGTAGCCGCTAATAGCCGACTTAAAGAAAGATTGACCACAGAAGCTAAACCCAAAGGAATAACCGTTTATTATCCTTCGCCTAAATTCTGTACAGACAATGCGGCGATGATTGCTGGATTAGGTTATGTAAAATATCTTCAGCGGAATTTTGCCCCATTATCATTAAATGCAAACCCAAATCTAAAGTTGGGTATTGAATAA
- a CDS encoding type II secretion system F family protein, giving the protein MKITLFIIIFLILLLSLSLTIIKKGKKKKVKERLKPYVGPLFIPQITNIDQKESLPDKLGTKLINFIFFKGYQAKIKDKLAKAGVLLRPSEFILINLFISLCFAGIGIVIFPKIFFISLFAGGSFGYFLPHFFLDYLKKKRLSIFTSQLCNVISLISNSLKAGYSFLQALDMVAKETSPPISVEFSRVLREDNLGVPLEKALENLVNRIESEDLDLVVTAVLIQKQIGGNLSEILDRVAYTIRERIRIKGEIKTLTAQGRLSGLIVSLLPVILGLILSLLQPDIYKLLITERMGWLIIGIGVTMQVIGILIIKKLIRVEV; this is encoded by the coding sequence ATGAAAATTACTTTATTCATTATAATTTTTTTAATTTTGCTACTTTCCTTATCTCTAACCATAATAAAAAAAGGGAAGAAAAAGAAGGTCAAAGAAAGATTAAAACCCTATGTTGGACCACTTTTTATCCCACAAATAACCAATATTGACCAAAAAGAAAGCCTGCCAGATAAACTTGGGACTAAACTAATAAATTTTATATTTTTTAAAGGATACCAGGCAAAGATTAAGGATAAATTAGCCAAAGCAGGTGTTTTACTTCGACCGTCGGAATTTATCTTGATTAATTTATTTATATCTCTTTGTTTTGCAGGTATTGGCATAGTCATTTTTCCAAAGATATTCTTCATTAGTCTTTTTGCTGGAGGTAGTTTTGGATATTTTCTTCCGCATTTCTTTTTAGATTATCTCAAAAAAAAGAGGTTATCTATCTTCACCAGCCAGTTATGTAATGTTATTTCGCTAATCTCAAATTCTCTTAAAGCCGGATATAGCTTTTTGCAAGCATTGGATATGGTGGCTAAAGAAACCTCCCCGCCAATATCTGTTGAATTCAGTCGGGTCTTACGCGAGGATAATTTGGGCGTCCCATTAGAAAAGGCACTTGAAAACCTTGTTAATCGAATAGAAAGTGAAGATTTAGATTTAGTCGTAACTGCAGTATTGATTCAAAAGCAAATTGGTGGGAATCTGTCAGAGATTTTAGACCGTGTCGCATACACTATCCGGGAACGAATCCGAATTAAAGGAGAGATAAAAACATTGACCGCTCAAGGACGACTATCTGGACTTATTGTCTCACTTTTGCCCGTTATCTTAGGATTAATCCTCAGTCTTCTCCAACCTGATATTTATAAACTCCTTATCACCGAACGGATGGGCTGGTTAATAATTGGGATAGGTGTAACAATGCAAGTCATTGGAATATTAATTATAAAAAAATTAATTCGGGTGGAAGTATGA
- a CDS encoding type II secretion system F family protein — MNFLLVMIIFMVITTFSLVIIGVLTSRRAKVINRLKKVTSDRTPEQIVISLDEEELRKPFFERMVKPVIQKIALKFTRKEGSSAYQDKLLTQLIMAGNPGNLQPGEFIVIQFLISLVLLFVILILCLFINLNPPILILVFALTGFGFGFVGPKFWLSKQVTIRKRQISRSLPGTLDLLQVSMEAGLGFDLALSKVVEKVKGPLAFEFKKALEEIIVGKSRKEALKDISRRTQVEDLQLFINNIIQAEQLGVGIARVIQVQSDQIRVLQRQRAEEQAMKVPIKMLFPLIFFIFPTILLVVLGPVLLKIISELGTTTIKFSF; from the coding sequence ATGAATTTTTTATTAGTGATGATAATTTTTATGGTTATTACTACTTTTTCTCTGGTAATTATAGGAGTCCTTACATCCAGAAGGGCAAAAGTTATCAATCGACTTAAAAAGGTAACATCAGATAGAACACCTGAACAAATAGTAATCTCTTTAGACGAAGAGGAGTTAAGAAAACCCTTTTTTGAGCGGATGGTTAAGCCTGTTATCCAGAAAATAGCATTAAAATTTACCCGAAAAGAAGGCTCTTCGGCGTATCAAGATAAACTTTTAACTCAACTTATTATGGCGGGAAATCCAGGGAATTTACAACCCGGTGAATTTATTGTCATCCAATTTTTGATAAGTTTGGTTTTATTATTTGTTATTTTAATATTGTGTCTATTTATTAATCTAAACCCACCTATTTTAATTCTTGTTTTTGCCTTAACTGGTTTTGGATTTGGGTTTGTAGGACCTAAATTTTGGTTAAGTAAGCAAGTTACAATAAGGAAGCGGCAAATTTCAAGGTCATTACCAGGCACCCTTGACTTATTACAGGTAAGTATGGAGGCAGGATTAGGATTTGATTTAGCTTTATCAAAGGTGGTGGAGAAGGTTAAAGGACCGCTGGCTTTTGAGTTCAAAAAGGCATTAGAAGAGATTATAGTTGGCAAGAGTCGAAAGGAGGCGTTGAAAGATATTAGCAGACGCACACAAGTAGAAGATTTACAATTGTTTATTAACAATATTATTCAAGCCGAACAACTTGGTGTGGGTATCGCCAGGGTAATTCAGGTTCAGTCAGACCAAATCAGGGTTCTTCAACGACAACGGGCAGAAGAGCAGGCAATGAAAGTCCCTATCAAAATGCTCTTTCCACTCATCTTCTTCATCTTCCCCACTATCCTTCTGGTTGTCCTGGGTCCTGTCTTGCTTAAAATTATTAGCGAATTAGGCACAACAACAATCAAGTTTAGCTTTTGA
- a CDS encoding glycosyltransferase family 9 protein, with amino-acid sequence MDKVELFKKIDKIIGTPICFVLGVLDKMFFRKRISQHHWQRILVIKLIAIGDLVVALPTIKALRKSFPEAYLTILVTPRVKQVVEGCPYLDRIIYYDILNTGIFGLFKIISLLRKEEFDVVLELDHYYRITSLITFFAGIKNRVGFDLPGQGRRGLVTTKVPYLVQRHEVETFLEAARVIGADISEKALVEIWVSEQDREYVNRFLKKVGIMEQDLLIGIHPGTGPSAISRRWAPEKFGKLADWLIKEKKAKVIFTGANSEMKLINESVKFMTSQPIIAAGKMNLKQFANLCQRCKLFISVDTGPLHIAAAMKTPVIGLYGPNTPLKWGPYGKQHITIYKNLPCSPCTKQYLGQVSKCKNPKCMEEITVEEVMEAIEKMF; translated from the coding sequence ATGGATAAGGTCGAATTATTTAAAAAAATAGATAAGATAATTGGGACACCGATTTGTTTTGTTTTAGGTGTATTAGATAAGATGTTCTTCAGGAAACGGATTTCACAACATCACTGGCAGAGAATTTTGGTTATCAAACTAATTGCTATTGGAGACTTAGTCGTAGCACTTCCAACCATAAAGGCACTGAGAAAAAGTTTTCCAGAGGCATATCTAACAATATTAGTCACTCCACGCGTAAAACAAGTAGTTGAAGGCTGTCCATATCTTGACCGTATTATCTACTATGACATATTAAATACAGGAATATTCGGTTTATTCAAGATTATCTCTTTATTAAGAAAGGAGGAGTTTGATGTTGTGCTTGAATTAGACCATTATTACCGTATCACCAGTTTAATCACATTTTTTGCCGGGATAAAGAACCGTGTAGGTTTTGATTTACCTGGACAGGGGAGAAGAGGACTGGTAACGACAAAGGTGCCATATTTAGTTCAAAGGCATGAGGTAGAGACATTTTTAGAAGCCGCCAGAGTTATCGGAGCAGATATTTCAGAAAAGGCATTAGTAGAAATCTGGGTCTCGGAGCAAGACAGAGAATATGTGAATAGATTTTTAAAAAAAGTTGGGATAATGGAACAAGACCTTTTAATCGGCATCCATCCAGGCACAGGGCCAAGTGCCATCTCTCGTAGATGGGCACCGGAAAAATTCGGTAAATTAGCTGACTGGCTAATTAAAGAAAAAAAGGCGAAGGTAATCTTTACCGGTGCTAATTCAGAGATGAAATTAATCAATGAATCTGTAAAATTTATGACTTCACAACCTATCATTGCCGCAGGGAAGATGAATTTAAAACAATTTGCAAACCTATGTCAAAGATGCAAATTATTTATTTCTGTTGATACCGGCCCTCTACACATTGCCGCGGCAATGAAAACCCCGGTCATTGGACTTTATGGTCCTAACACCCCTTTAAAATGGGGACCTTATGGGAAACAACACATTACTATCTATAAGAATTTACCCTGCAGCCCCTGCACCAAACAGTACCTTGGTCAGGTATCTAAATGTAAAAACCCTAAATGTATGGAAGAAATAACGGTAGAAGAAGTAATGGAGGCAATAGAAAAGATGTTTTGA